The following proteins are encoded in a genomic region of Micromonospora olivasterospora:
- a CDS encoding WD40 repeat domain-containing protein: MADGPGRRMLASASEDRTVRLWPLPDGAAGLAGLPAVPGGGLPLETTPHLCPGPALV; encoded by the coding sequence GTGGCAGACGGGCCGGGCCGGCGGATGCTGGCCTCCGCCAGCGAGGATCGGACGGTGCGGTTGTGGCCCCTGCCGGATGGTGCTGCGGGGCTGGCGGGATTGCCTGCCGTGCCGGGTGGCGGGCTGCCGCTGGAAACAACCCCGCACCTGTGTCCGGGCCCGGCATTGGTGTGA